CACCTATTGAGCGGGTTCGTGGCAGCACGACGCGCCCGACCGCCTTCCCGACGCACCGGCGGATCCGACGCCCGTCCACAGGCGCTGTGCAGATCCACCCGCTCCATCCGTCCGGGTCGGTCGCCGCGGCCGACCCGGTCCCTCGTGACCGTCCCCGCGCCCCCGCCGGGCGATCGCCGGGCGCGAACCGCACGACGAACCGCCGCTCGCCCGCCGGTCGGCGGACCGGTCGTGCCGCCTGCCCGGCGACGCCCTGCCGGCGCGCACGCGATCGACAACCGTTCGAGAACACACGACCGACGCATGTTCACCGATAGCACTAACTTTCGACTTGACACATCGCGTCACCTGTTTTACACATTGCGTCATGAGCACCCCTCAAGAGCGTAAGCAAGTGGAGCGGCAGGCGCGTCGGCGGCGGATCCAGGAGGCGGCGCGCGGCGTGTTCGCGGAGCGCGGCTACGCGAAGACGTCCATCGAGCAGATCGCGAAGCAGTCCGGGCTGTCGGTCGGAGCGATCTACCTGTACTTCCGGTCGAAGGAGGACCTGTACGTGTCGCTGCTCGAGCGCGTGCTCGACGACGTGATCGCCGAGCTGCGGAAGATCCGCGCCGCGGGCGGCCCCGACGCACTGCGCAATGCGTGGTCCTACCTCGTGCAGTGGGCCGCGGCGGACGTGGAGTCCACCCGCGTGCTGCGACTCGTGTGTCAGCCGGGTGTGCGCCCCCAGCTGTCGGACGAGACCGCCCGAGCAGCGGCGACGCGCATCGCCGGAGTGTGTGGCGAGCTGGCGGCGCTCGTTCGCGACGAGCGCGGGCGTGACGGCGTCGCCGAGGCCGACCTGCTGTGGGCGCTGTTTCTCGGCCTGCTGCAGCAGGCGGACGGCCGCGGGAACCTCGGGATCGACGGCCCGCCGCTGGCCGATGCGGCGCAC
This region of Deltaproteobacteria bacterium genomic DNA includes:
- a CDS encoding TetR/AcrR family transcriptional regulator, which encodes MSTPQERKQVERQARRRRIQEAARGVFAERGYAKTSIEQIAKQSGLSVGAIYLYFRSKEDLYVSLLERVLDDVIAELRKIRAAGGPDALRNAWSYLVQWAAADVESTRVLRLVCQPGVRPQLSDETARAAATRIAGVCGELAALVRDERGRDGVAEADLLWALFLGLLQQADGRGNLGIDGPPLADAAHAAFSAIEPSLRSPAAPMAA